The following are encoded in a window of Primulina eburnea isolate SZY01 chromosome 4, ASM2296580v1, whole genome shotgun sequence genomic DNA:
- the LOC140828930 gene encoding protein HOMOLOG OF MAMMALIAN LYST-INTERACTING PROTEIN 5, giving the protein MASDNEPAKLLLPYLQRADELQKHEPLVAYYCRLYAMERGLKIPQSGRTKTTNALLVSLMKQLEKDKKSLDLGPDDQLHLEGFGLNVFAKADKQDRANRADLNTAKTFYAASIFFEILNQFGELQPDLEQKQKYAAWKAADIRKAIKEGRKPVPGPPGGDDDLSVPSGASSSEFDLELNRSDSTIRPDPTRRDHSTSIAPDSDSSPNQHLQVNFNHSPNISPQPSNVATQPSPNIPPPPQYPTDTYPSENFHQPPSNNGPDHSIYPQTYHHQPYQQEPPPHLPQHYSSHDAPSYSYPNFQSYPSFAESSLPTAPSHVPSYYQGSDTTYTNSPPPSSTANYHSNAQYNSSGINGSISETSPHKYQYDSNYQPPPEKIAEAHKAARFAVGALAFDDVVTAVEHLKKSLELLTNPQSGH; this is encoded by the exons ATGGCGAGCGACAACGAACCGGCGAAGCTTCTGCTGCCTTACCTACAGCGGGCCGATGAGTTGCAGAAACACGAACCACTCGTCGCTTACTACT GTCGGTTGTACGCGATGGAACGAGGTTTGAAGATTCCTCAGAGCGGGCGTACTAAGACTACCAACGCTCTCCTTGTTTCCCTCATGAAACAGCTGGAAAAG GATAAGAAGTCGTTGGATCTGGGCCCTGATGATCAGCTACATCTGGAGGGATTTGGCTTGAATGTTTTTGCAAAGGCAGATAAGCAAGACAGAGCAAACCGAGCTGATTT GAATACAGCAAAAACTTTCTATGCTGCAAGCATTTTCTTTGAAATCCTGAATCAATTTGGTGAACTTCAGCCCGAT CTCGAACAGAAACAGAAGTATGCAGCATGGAAAGCAGCAGATATAAGGAAGGCTATAAAAGAAGGGAGGAAGCCTGTGCCAGGTCCTCCTGGTGGGGATGACGATCTATCGGTACCATCTGGTGCATCCAGCAGTGAATTC GATCTAGAATTAAACAGGAGTGATTCCACCATCAGACCTGACCCAACCAGAAGAGATCACAGTACAAGCATTGCACCAGATTCCGATTCATCACCTAACCAACACCTTCAAGTTAATTTTAATCATTCTCCTAATATCTCACCACAACCTTCTAATGTTGCAACTCAACCATCCCCGAACATACCACCACCACCTCAATATCCCACTGACACTTACCCATCAGAGAATTTTCATCAACCACCTTCAAACAACGGTCCTGATCATTCTATTTATCCTCAAACATATCACCATCAACCGTATCAGCAAGAACCACCACCTCACTTGCCACAACACTACTCCTCACATGATGCCCCCTCGTATTCTTATCCAAATTTCCAGTCATACCCAAGTTTTGCAGAGAGCAGCCTTCCTACTGCTCCATCTCATGTAccttcttattatcaaggttcTGATACTACATATACCAATTCGCCTCCACCTTCTAGCACGGCAAACTATCACTCAAATGCTCAATACAATTCGAGTGGGATAAATGGTAGTATTTCAGAAACTTCACCACATAAATACCAATATGACAGCAATTACCAGCCTCCACCAGAGAAAATCGCTGAGGCACATAAAGCGGCAAGGTTTGCAGTTGGGGCATTGGCATTTGACGACGTTGTTACTGCCGTTGAGCACCTTAAGAAATCACTTGAATTGTTGACAAATCCACAATCTGGGCACTGA
- the LOC140828932 gene encoding LOW QUALITY PROTEIN: serine/threonine-protein phosphatase PP-X isozyme 2-like (The sequence of the model RefSeq protein was modified relative to this genomic sequence to represent the inferred CDS: deleted 1 base in 1 codon) yields the protein MSDLDRQIELLKRCEPLKESEVKALCMKAMEILVEESNVQRVDAPVTICGDIHGQFYDMNELFKVGGDCPKTNYLFLGDFVDRGYYSVETFLLLLALKVRYPDRITLIRGNHESRQITQVYGFYDECLRKYGSANVWRYCTDIFDYLSLSALIENKIFSVHGGLSPAISTLDQIRIIDRKQEVPHDGAMCDLLWSDPEDVVDGWGLSPRGAGFLFGGSVVSTFNRANDIDYICRAHQLVMEGYKWMFSDQIVTVWSAPNYCYRCGNVAAILELDENLERKFRVFDAAPQEIRGAPAKKPPPDYFL from the exons ATGTCGGACTTAGACCGGCAAATAGAGCTACTGAAAAGATGCGAGCCGCTCAAAGAATCGGAAGTCAAGGCTCTCTGTATGAAAGCCATGGAAATCCTCGTCGAAGAGAGTAATGTTCAGAGAGTTGACGCTCCTGTCACT ATATGTGGTGACATCCATGGGCAATTCTATGACATGAATGAGCTTTTTAAAGTTGGAGGTGATTGTCCCAAGACAAATTACTTGTTTCTTGGAGATTTTGTTGATAGGGGGTATTACTCA GTTGAGACGTTTCTGCTGCTTCTCGCGCTGAAG GTAAGATATCCAGATAGGATAACTCTGATAAGGGGAAACCATGAAAGCCGGCAGATAACACAG GTATATGGTTTCTATGATGAGTGCTTGCGAAAATATGGTTCTGCTAATGTTTGGAGATATTGCACCGATATTTTTGACTATTTAAG CCTGTCTGCGCTTATTGAGAACAAGATATTTTCAGTTCATGGTGGGCTATCTCCTGCAATATCCACACTGGACCAG ATTCGAATAATTGACCGTAAGCAAGAAGTACCTCATGATGGTGCCATGTGTGATCTCCTTTGGTCAGATCCAGAAGACGTTGTTGATGGTTGGGGCTTGAGCCCACGTGGTGCAGGTTTCCTATTTGGAGGCAGTGTTGTCTCTACGTTTAATCGTGCaaatgatattgattatatctGTCGTGCCCATCAGTTGGTAATGGAAGGCTATAAATGGATGTTCAGCGATCAGATAGTTACGGTTTGGTCAGCTCCAAATTACTGCTACAG ATGTGGGAATGTAGCTGCAATTCTTGAGCTGGATGAAAACCTGGAAAGGAAGTTTCGTGTCTTTGATGCAGCTCCGCAG GAAATAAGAGGAGCACCTGCCAAGAAACCACCTCCGGATTACTTCTTGTAG
- the LOC140829881 gene encoding uncharacterized protein produces the protein MDVETQPLAYKKERKLTRKRRKRYICLCLIAFILGLGLLCLILGLTVFKPKRPTTTVDSITLSDVDFSVNLLPLRVSINLTLDTGVTVRNPNRVSFKYSNSTCYLRFKGNDVGEVPLPAGSIGARDTRGLNLTLSLMADRLLSNSEFYSDVVSGTLPLQTYLRISGKVRILFSFHVVTYSNCDLIIDLGSQRIVNQSCHYRSKL, from the coding sequence ATGGATGTGGAAACACAGCCATTAGCATACAAGAAGGAGCGTAAACTCACCAGAAAGCGAAGAAAGAGATACATATGCTTGTGCTTGATCGCCTTCATACTGGGCCTGGGTCTGCTCTGCCTCATCCTCGGCCTCACGGTTTTCAAACCCAAGCGTCCCACCACCACCGTTGATTCCATCACCCTCTCTGACGTCGATTTCTCCGTCAACCTGCTCCCCCTCCGAGTCTCCATCAACCTCACCCTCGACACCGGCGTCACCGTCAGGAACCCCAACCGCGTGTCCTTCAAATACTCCAACAGCACGTGCTACCTCAGGTTCAAGGGGAACGACGTTGGGGAGGTCCCCTTACCTGCAGGAAGCATCGGCGCGCGGGATACACGCGGTCTGAACCTGACCCTCTCCTTGATGGCAGATCGCTTGCTTTCCAACTCCGAATTCTACTCCGATGTTGTCTCCGGAACGCTGCCGCTTCAGACGTACCTCAGAATCTCGGGGAAAGTGCGGATTCTGTTCAGTTTTCACGTAGTCACCTACAGCAACTGTGATTTGATAATCGATCTCGGGAGCCAGAGAATAGTGAATCAGTCTTGCCATTACAGAAGCAAGCTATAG